From the Pseudomonas baltica genome, one window contains:
- a CDS encoding AAA family ATPase has protein sequence MSQYLLSFARQNLEGRTDAYLVLLWCMYQANQSKGRYSDHIKSHITTASDQLLGRNYQRVAARFKKVLDKRPELDRIPPSGLGALDHLRVRNFRGFGEFGADDKGTFIRFSKLKNIFYAPNGGGKSSLCEAIEICTTGDIKEAARRKTKVKQYIARGETKPQLALLGTNKLKIAPSISWSSCFIDRNRLQEFSLLGSKDTGSGESDVLATLFGLEELQEVISRFVRPDSFTLKAFMRADQAEALANLERARTELGQVRSKHRADLYAAISQTCQLLGLRADQDFEIRPKVQRLRKTIDMHIRGAERLRAAKAPVVIPIKHVARTSAIAKRLLSRKTQIETLFLQRASDVNYRAVFEALEALEATEPPSEQTCPACLTPLDQVTVNPFERARDQIKALGALEALKQSKQKNDTQVVLWASRIATGVSSVKANAYADVPCPVAMDVLEAVLTEFHTATDRSTVAASVLNAFIALCADSTAQIEAYLRACERRQREVDQAEVQAARLDALIEHLKQVDESLKRQFDLKTQALTGFTDANDRMLALIAQRTALLNDSVDNSHFNQLLKDLEVEYRTLYGDLLDYKLELEKARITGIEAKAAEYYRAINNHDDDHEQIETLAFEKLTESYRIKITNVDGSLLDAFAVLSEGHLRALGLSILLAMAEKNNFPLIVFDDVVNAIDTDHRSNIIDLFFNDDYLRRIQMVVTTHDRLFWERFCIIADRHPQSDQHANHVLSYTNKGIVVIDHAGGFQKKVHVALSVFDVRQALLYCRIWFESMVLEFCIENGVQVTANFNKSQLKKSVYLQVSLEHTFKLVEPFIDYDLSHFNFIKNDLVNWGGQNQEHHAFDEGSLNFVHSKTSGEVLKIYDAIRFLECQLFMDKKKDFGERYLAEVNEKIEKARRKLAGLARAPEEVQKEHRAGLKALEKRATELTQELEFIERCIVSVADRERAGELPAQLPAI, from the coding sequence ATGAGTCAGTACCTTTTAAGTTTTGCCAGGCAGAACCTTGAGGGGCGTACTGATGCGTACCTGGTGCTTCTCTGGTGTATGTACCAGGCCAACCAAAGCAAGGGCCGCTACTCCGACCACATCAAGTCACACATCACCACTGCGTCGGATCAATTGCTGGGTCGTAACTACCAGCGCGTCGCTGCTCGCTTCAAGAAAGTGCTCGATAAAAGGCCTGAACTGGATCGGATACCACCCTCGGGCTTGGGGGCATTAGATCACCTGCGCGTCAGGAATTTCCGGGGCTTTGGCGAGTTTGGTGCCGACGACAAAGGCACGTTCATTCGATTCAGTAAGCTGAAAAACATTTTCTACGCGCCCAATGGCGGCGGCAAATCATCGCTCTGTGAAGCCATCGAAATTTGCACCACTGGGGACATCAAGGAAGCCGCCAGGCGCAAGACCAAGGTCAAGCAGTACATTGCACGAGGAGAAACCAAGCCCCAGCTCGCTCTCCTGGGAACGAATAAGCTCAAAATTGCGCCCAGTATCAGTTGGTCGAGCTGCTTCATTGATCGCAATCGCCTTCAGGAGTTTTCGCTGCTGGGCTCGAAGGACACTGGTAGTGGCGAAAGTGATGTCTTGGCGACCTTGTTCGGCCTGGAAGAGCTTCAGGAAGTCATTTCCCGATTCGTGCGCCCTGACAGCTTTACGCTCAAGGCATTCATGCGTGCCGACCAGGCCGAGGCCCTGGCGAACCTTGAACGCGCACGAACAGAGCTTGGCCAAGTGCGGAGCAAGCACAGGGCAGATCTCTACGCTGCGATTTCGCAAACCTGTCAGCTCTTGGGGCTGCGGGCCGATCAGGATTTCGAAATTCGTCCAAAGGTACAGCGGCTGCGCAAGACGATAGACATGCACATCCGTGGGGCCGAGCGACTGCGAGCGGCCAAAGCACCGGTGGTCATTCCCATCAAGCATGTTGCGCGTACGTCTGCCATCGCCAAGCGGTTGCTCAGCCGCAAAACGCAGATCGAGACACTGTTTCTGCAAAGGGCCAGTGACGTTAACTATCGCGCTGTTTTTGAAGCCTTGGAAGCTTTGGAAGCCACCGAACCGCCGTCTGAGCAGACCTGTCCCGCCTGTTTGACGCCCCTTGACCAAGTCACGGTGAACCCGTTTGAAAGGGCGCGTGATCAGATCAAGGCGCTCGGGGCTCTGGAGGCCCTGAAGCAATCCAAACAGAAAAATGATACTCAAGTTGTCCTCTGGGCTTCAAGGATCGCGACCGGGGTCAGTTCCGTGAAGGCCAATGCCTATGCCGATGTACCCTGCCCAGTGGCGATGGACGTATTGGAAGCGGTGCTCACAGAGTTCCATACGGCCACTGACCGCTCGACAGTGGCGGCGTCTGTCCTCAATGCTTTCATCGCGCTCTGTGCTGACAGTACAGCCCAGATCGAGGCCTATCTGCGTGCCTGCGAACGCAGGCAACGGGAGGTTGATCAGGCGGAGGTTCAAGCGGCTCGTCTGGATGCGCTCATCGAACACCTCAAGCAGGTCGATGAGTCGCTGAAACGACAGTTTGACCTCAAAACCCAGGCGCTAACCGGGTTCACAGACGCCAATGACAGGATGCTTGCGCTGATAGCGCAGAGAACGGCTTTGCTCAACGACTCGGTGGATAACAGCCACTTCAACCAGTTGCTCAAAGATCTTGAGGTTGAATACCGAACGCTTTACGGCGACCTGTTGGACTACAAGCTGGAGCTTGAAAAAGCGCGCATTACAGGGATCGAAGCCAAGGCTGCCGAGTACTACCGAGCGATCAATAACCACGACGATGACCATGAGCAGATTGAGACGCTGGCCTTTGAAAAGCTTACGGAGAGCTACCGGATCAAGATCACCAACGTTGACGGCTCTCTGTTGGATGCGTTTGCTGTGCTCAGCGAAGGGCATCTGAGGGCACTGGGCTTGTCGATTCTCTTGGCGATGGCTGAGAAAAACAATTTTCCGCTCATCGTTTTTGATGACGTCGTCAACGCGATCGATACGGATCACCGATCCAACATCATCGACTTGTTTTTCAATGATGACTACCTGCGCCGGATCCAGATGGTGGTGACGACCCACGATCGCCTCTTCTGGGAGCGCTTCTGCATCATCGCTGATCGCCATCCTCAATCCGACCAGCACGCAAACCATGTGCTCAGCTATACGAACAAAGGCATCGTGGTCATTGATCACGCGGGTGGTTTTCAGAAAAAGGTGCACGTGGCTCTGTCGGTTTTCGACGTTCGACAGGCGTTGCTGTATTGCCGGATATGGTTCGAGTCCATGGTGCTGGAGTTCTGCATTGAGAACGGCGTGCAGGTCACCGCTAATTTCAACAAGTCGCAGCTGAAGAAGAGCGTGTACCTGCAGGTTAGCTTGGAGCACACCTTCAAGCTGGTGGAACCGTTCATTGACTACGACCTGTCGCACTTCAATTTCATCAAGAATGACTTGGTGAACTGGGGTGGCCAAAATCAGGAGCACCACGCCTTTGATGAAGGAAGCTTGAACTTCGTGCACTCCAAGACCAGTGGTGAGGTCTTGAAAATCTACGATGCCATCCGTTTCTTGGAATGCCAGCTCTTCATGGACAAAAAGAAGGACTTCGGAGAAAGGTACCTTGCTGAGGTCAATGAAAAGATCGAGAAGGCCCGCAGGAAGCTAGCAGGCCTCGCCAGAGCTCCTGAAGAGGTGCAAAAGGAACACCGGGCCGGGTTGAAGGCGTTGGAAAAACGCGCCACTGAACTCACCCAAGAGCTTGAGTTTATCGAGCGCTGCATAGTGAGCGTGGCGGATCGTGAGCGAGCAGGGGAATTGCCAGCTCAGTTGCCGGCCATTTAG
- a CDS encoding DUF4365 domain-containing protein, protein MPVDGPLPGTGDQHDINADATRCLMARHPKNWRVQSLEGTDDYGYDFQVQTTPNQQATDIFRIQLKGTRSPNLTADGEYISVSLKATTVRYYARAVEPVLLVICDLSVNEDSVDCPLYYVWLRDELNRISVDDLSAERKSVTLRAPTKNVLKIATDLSEDIRHQNELSRMGHILSERAEQTHPGMQADDRLTLVQGVVKGVAARGSALMNALAGPTEDYWVNPARGTLAWNLTQAKADLQVTALDRAKIQLDEAEPKLEGSATLERAEYWRLRGNWQVQTGDNRAAVSSYQNAYEVTPFPKFRAAQVEAEIRIRFENDSDSLAELHDLLEGADPAIIAIRSRLHAVQGHYELAVEQANLLAEPQRSFARAFAHWLSEEPANALTDCEAGIEACDASDDIRELLLLLRARAKFSLAVATATTPRRESIPPAGLPGVDLQKLEEAWVAINDAVLSIKASGWGSNIEQLVDIWGATASALGKAESILADLKDAAQKRPDLPHIHEVLRGIAGQLADFTLALSANDQLPDSPDKQFWGTLLLYETRKFRACYQGFGAYVGDVDRSHPLFGAAVTAASISAHKSVQTGLVNQWMGLLEADPALAPEAALAQFYLQLEMSRLAKDEALRTLQARYEELDRPVSIALTLIHELDPTDPQSAQACVRLSERITEHYVLSPAVAARLGLALVTLRDWQGIVELCQSNRVRVEPGDRMGAFEALALDHLGETEKARDRLLKIVATGSDDPLALNTYATIATRCGYVDDAVEAAERALETARSKGEQLEFVKLLFFLIQFSDPTSERLLELALRAGELVDQSVESQEGTYLMMHLSGTLGGRSDIDLARDREQFRTRADAFFRNFPNSRMLWRGEIREGASGTELVESLKALTGMTPDREAFQKRLERSLQQGLNTVPFSWRPRLVLSYVCDIVHLWEIAKVSSRDDRQYHLAMVNDTGWQPTSADDLRKRVPLLDWTALLVLNDLGLIDAVITFFGQIAVAKATMEELAEFTNPVFGSPKRSKCLELQNALKPHLASILQPSPPEVASEASPARVIGRSNSEIVEILGKEPERYRLYSDDESLRIFCAAGSEVDGFCTLDVLTAMTEVGQLSPIEKAGKIAQLCEWRVGVIVQLSEIVRLLPPAAYTARTVRQAVEILDAEPRLISVISALWDYRVPFEKSLGHAASALHALVEQAQLPETGLAALMRHWHVKAAMKNDAPDQALETIVLLIITAALMGHLPKACAKRLWAVYRLLVESHHGDQMDERLEKVSIRLLGSKCAQLESVAAGEGLRIFTELNESLTEGTIDQSEFANAYTTARIAAQSPKFGR, encoded by the coding sequence ATGCCAGTTGACGGGCCTCTACCTGGGACGGGTGATCAGCACGACATCAATGCCGATGCAACACGTTGCCTGATGGCTCGACATCCCAAGAATTGGCGAGTGCAAAGCCTGGAAGGGACTGACGACTATGGCTATGACTTCCAAGTGCAGACCACGCCGAATCAACAAGCGACGGATATTTTCCGTATCCAGCTTAAGGGCACCCGCTCTCCGAACCTGACGGCGGATGGCGAATACATTTCGGTGTCTCTGAAAGCCACCACTGTCCGCTATTACGCCCGAGCCGTAGAACCGGTACTTCTGGTGATCTGCGACCTATCGGTGAACGAAGATTCTGTCGACTGCCCCCTTTACTATGTTTGGCTCAGGGATGAGCTGAATCGCATCTCGGTCGACGATCTGTCCGCTGAACGCAAATCCGTCACCCTTCGTGCGCCCACAAAGAACGTACTAAAAATAGCTACGGATCTCTCGGAGGACATTCGCCACCAGAACGAACTGTCTCGCATGGGGCATATCCTGAGTGAGCGCGCAGAGCAAACACACCCAGGGATGCAAGCAGATGACCGCTTAACCCTGGTTCAGGGCGTGGTAAAAGGCGTGGCTGCACGAGGCTCCGCACTGATGAACGCCTTGGCAGGCCCAACGGAAGACTACTGGGTCAACCCAGCTCGCGGCACGCTTGCCTGGAACTTGACTCAGGCCAAGGCAGATCTACAGGTCACCGCGCTGGATCGAGCGAAGATCCAGCTCGATGAGGCAGAGCCAAAACTCGAAGGGTCGGCCACCCTTGAGCGCGCAGAATATTGGCGCCTACGTGGCAACTGGCAGGTTCAAACGGGAGATAACAGAGCGGCAGTCTCTTCCTACCAGAACGCGTATGAGGTAACGCCGTTCCCCAAGTTCCGAGCAGCCCAGGTGGAAGCGGAGATCCGCATCCGATTCGAGAACGATAGCGACTCACTTGCAGAGCTACATGATTTACTGGAGGGTGCAGATCCAGCCATCATTGCCATTCGCTCCCGGCTGCATGCCGTGCAAGGGCATTACGAGTTGGCCGTTGAGCAGGCGAATTTGCTTGCGGAACCTCAACGGTCTTTCGCCAGAGCGTTTGCACATTGGCTGTCTGAAGAACCGGCAAATGCCCTGACGGACTGCGAGGCGGGCATTGAAGCCTGTGACGCGTCCGATGACATTCGTGAACTGTTGCTGTTGCTTAGGGCCCGAGCCAAATTTTCCCTCGCAGTGGCCACCGCCACTACGCCGCGACGTGAATCTATCCCACCCGCAGGTCTTCCGGGTGTAGACCTTCAAAAGCTTGAGGAAGCTTGGGTTGCGATTAACGATGCTGTCCTGTCCATAAAGGCATCTGGCTGGGGCTCCAACATAGAGCAGCTCGTCGACATCTGGGGGGCCACAGCGTCGGCCCTTGGCAAGGCAGAGTCGATACTTGCAGACCTGAAGGATGCAGCGCAGAAGCGCCCGGACTTGCCCCATATCCATGAGGTCTTGCGGGGCATTGCGGGTCAATTGGCGGACTTCACCCTCGCATTGTCGGCAAATGATCAGTTGCCCGACTCACCTGACAAGCAGTTCTGGGGCACGCTTCTGCTCTATGAAACCCGTAAATTTCGGGCGTGCTATCAAGGCTTTGGCGCATACGTCGGTGACGTGGATCGCAGCCACCCCCTGTTTGGGGCGGCTGTCACCGCAGCGTCTATTTCGGCGCACAAATCAGTTCAGACCGGCCTCGTGAACCAGTGGATGGGGCTGCTCGAAGCAGATCCTGCTCTGGCCCCCGAAGCCGCCCTCGCACAATTTTATCTCCAGTTGGAGATGAGCAGGTTGGCCAAGGATGAGGCGTTGAGGACGCTGCAGGCCAGGTATGAAGAACTGGATCGGCCCGTCAGTATTGCACTCACCCTCATCCACGAGCTTGACCCTACTGACCCGCAGAGCGCGCAGGCGTGTGTTCGACTCTCCGAAAGGATCACTGAGCACTATGTCCTCTCGCCTGCGGTGGCTGCGCGGCTTGGGCTGGCCTTGGTGACCTTGAGAGATTGGCAAGGCATCGTAGAGCTGTGTCAAAGCAATCGAGTTCGCGTTGAGCCTGGCGATCGAATGGGAGCCTTCGAGGCATTGGCACTTGATCACCTGGGCGAAACGGAAAAGGCCCGCGATCGGTTGTTGAAAATTGTAGCCACAGGATCTGACGATCCACTGGCACTGAACACCTATGCGACGATTGCCACGCGTTGCGGCTACGTCGATGACGCCGTGGAGGCAGCGGAAAGAGCGCTCGAAACTGCGAGATCCAAAGGGGAACAATTGGAGTTCGTTAAGTTACTGTTCTTTCTCATTCAGTTTTCCGACCCAACGAGCGAACGGCTACTGGAGCTGGCCCTGCGAGCGGGCGAGCTGGTGGATCAGAGTGTAGAGAGCCAGGAAGGCACCTACTTGATGATGCACCTGAGCGGCACTCTGGGTGGACGCAGTGACATCGACCTTGCCAGGGATAGAGAGCAGTTCCGCACACGAGCTGATGCATTCTTCAGGAATTTCCCGAATTCCCGGATGCTCTGGAGAGGCGAAATCCGAGAGGGCGCCTCTGGCACGGAGTTGGTGGAAAGCCTGAAAGCACTGACTGGAATGACGCCCGACAGAGAGGCCTTCCAGAAGCGGCTAGAGCGCTCCCTACAGCAGGGATTGAATACCGTTCCTTTCTCGTGGCGTCCACGACTGGTGCTGTCTTACGTTTGCGATATCGTGCACCTGTGGGAAATTGCCAAGGTGTCCAGCCGGGATGATCGCCAGTATCACTTGGCAATGGTCAACGATACAGGTTGGCAGCCGACCAGTGCCGATGACCTGCGCAAGCGAGTGCCTTTGCTGGATTGGACAGCACTGTTAGTCCTTAACGACTTGGGGCTGATCGACGCCGTCATCACTTTCTTCGGTCAAATTGCGGTGGCCAAGGCCACGATGGAGGAGCTTGCCGAGTTCACGAACCCCGTGTTTGGAAGCCCAAAGCGAAGCAAATGCTTGGAGCTACAGAACGCTTTGAAACCCCATCTCGCCTCGATCCTTCAGCCCTCCCCTCCAGAGGTGGCAAGCGAGGCATCGCCCGCCAGAGTCATTGGGCGCAGCAACAGTGAAATCGTGGAGATACTTGGCAAAGAGCCGGAACGGTACCGGCTCTATTCTGATGACGAATCGCTGCGGATATTTTGTGCTGCAGGTTCCGAGGTCGACGGTTTCTGCACGCTTGATGTCCTGACCGCAATGACAGAGGTTGGGCAGCTCTCCCCTATTGAAAAAGCCGGCAAAATTGCGCAGCTGTGCGAATGGCGGGTCGGGGTAATCGTACAGCTATCCGAAATTGTCCGGCTGCTCCCCCCGGCTGCCTATACTGCACGAACCGTACGTCAAGCCGTAGAAATCCTCGACGCTGAACCTAGGCTCATTTCAGTGATCTCGGCGCTCTGGGATTATCGAGTGCCCTTTGAAAAATCGCTGGGGCATGCAGCATCGGCGTTGCATGCACTAGTGGAGCAGGCTCAGCTTCCTGAGACTGGACTAGCTGCGCTGATGCGACACTGGCATGTCAAAGCAGCTATGAAAAATGATGCCCCTGATCAGGCCCTTGAGACCATAGTCCTTTTGATCATCACCGCCGCACTCATGGGTCATTTGCCGAAGGCTTGTGCCAAACGACTCTGGGCGGTTTACAGGCTGTTGGTCGAGTCTCACCATGGAGACCAAATGGACGAGCGTCTTGAGAAGGTTTCCATCCGGTTGCTAGGTTCGAAATGTGCTCAGTTGGAATCTGTAGCGGCTGGCGAAGGGTTGCGAATCTTCACCGAGCTCAATGAGAGCCTAACGGAGGGCACGATTGACCAGTCAGAGTTCGCCAACGCTTACACCACAGCACGAATAGCGGCGCAAAGCCCCAAATTCGGGCGATGA
- a CDS encoding SEC-C metal-binding domain-containing protein has translation MAIHGGKTEPKLCSGQLIPRIYGRNELCPCGSGVKYKNCCL, from the coding sequence ATGGCCATCCATGGCGGAAAGACTGAACCGAAACTTTGTAGTGGTCAACTGATCCCAAGGATATACGGGCGCAACGAACTCTGTCCCTGCGGAAGCGGTGTTAAGTACAAAAACTGCTGTCTCTAA